The following proteins are co-located in the Noviherbaspirillum sp. UKPF54 genome:
- a CDS encoding long-chain fatty acid--CoA ligase, with protein sequence MAEHIDSAGQSTFPRMLLQHARTRPGHPAFREKDLGIWQTWNWGQVADEVRALACGLAAMGFKRGMNLAIIGDNRPRLYWAMAAAQALGGVAVPLYQDAPAADMAYVLDDAEIDFAVVEDQEQVDKLFEIKQNLQRVSHIIYDDPRGMRHYKQPELASYDQVQQLGRAFDAERPGFFMNEVDAGRTDDVAVMLYTSGTTGKPKGVCQTHGSFMAAATGGVSFDKLTDQENILSYLPMAWVGDHLFSYAQALVAGCTINCPESGDTVLTDLREIGPTYYFAPPRVFENMLTTVMIRMEDAGAIKRKMFHHFMEVARRVGADILDGKPVGTADRIRYAIGNLLVYGPLKNVLGLSRVRVAYTAGAAIGPDLFRFYRSIGLNLKQFYGSTETCAYVCMQPDGHIKFDSVGLPAPGVEVKLAPNGEVLVKSPAMLKEYYKRPDATAEVIDEHGYFHTGDAGIFDEEGHLKIIDRAADVGKMTSGEMFAPNYIENKLKFFPFIKEAVAFGHERDRVCAFINIDMEAVGNWAERRGIAYSGYTDLAGKHETYELIAECVEKVNTDLAGEALMAGTQIHRFLVLHKELDPDDDELTRTRKVRRRFVADKYKVLIDALYSGRISQYIETQVKFEDGRQGKVAADLRIVDVKTYSTLKKAA encoded by the coding sequence ATGGCAGAACATATCGATAGCGCGGGCCAATCGACGTTTCCGCGCATGCTGCTGCAGCATGCGCGTACGCGCCCCGGCCACCCGGCCTTCCGCGAGAAAGACCTCGGCATCTGGCAAACCTGGAACTGGGGGCAAGTCGCCGATGAAGTGCGTGCCCTGGCCTGCGGATTGGCGGCGATGGGCTTCAAGCGCGGCATGAACCTGGCGATCATCGGCGACAACCGCCCCCGCTTGTATTGGGCGATGGCCGCCGCGCAGGCGCTGGGCGGCGTGGCCGTGCCGCTATATCAGGATGCGCCGGCGGCCGACATGGCCTATGTACTGGACGATGCCGAAATCGACTTCGCGGTGGTGGAAGACCAGGAGCAGGTCGACAAGCTGTTCGAAATCAAGCAGAACTTGCAGCGCGTCTCGCACATCATCTACGACGATCCACGCGGCATGCGCCATTACAAGCAGCCGGAACTGGCGTCGTACGATCAGGTGCAGCAGCTTGGACGCGCCTTCGACGCCGAGCGGCCGGGCTTCTTCATGAACGAAGTCGATGCCGGCCGCACGGACGACGTGGCGGTGATGCTGTACACCTCCGGCACTACCGGCAAGCCCAAGGGCGTGTGCCAGACCCATGGCTCGTTCATGGCAGCGGCCACCGGCGGCGTCTCGTTCGACAAGCTGACCGATCAGGAGAACATCCTTTCCTATCTGCCGATGGCATGGGTCGGCGATCATCTGTTCTCGTACGCACAGGCGCTGGTCGCGGGTTGCACCATCAACTGTCCGGAATCCGGCGACACGGTGCTGACCGACCTGCGCGAGATCGGACCGACCTATTACTTCGCGCCGCCGCGCGTGTTCGAGAACATGCTGACGACGGTCATGATCCGCATGGAAGACGCCGGCGCCATCAAGCGCAAGATGTTCCACCACTTCATGGAAGTCGCCCGCCGCGTCGGCGCCGACATCCTCGACGGCAAGCCGGTGGGGACGGCGGACCGCATCCGTTACGCGATCGGCAACCTGCTGGTGTACGGCCCGCTGAAGAACGTGCTCGGCCTGTCGCGCGTGCGCGTGGCCTATACGGCGGGCGCGGCGATCGGACCGGACCTGTTCCGTTTCTACCGCTCGATCGGCCTCAATCTCAAGCAGTTCTACGGCTCGACCGAAACCTGCGCCTATGTGTGCATGCAGCCGGACGGTCACATCAAGTTCGACAGCGTCGGTCTGCCGGCGCCGGGCGTGGAGGTGAAACTCGCGCCCAACGGCGAGGTGCTGGTGAAATCTCCGGCGATGCTGAAGGAATACTACAAGCGTCCGGATGCGACCGCGGAGGTGATCGACGAACACGGCTACTTCCATACCGGCGACGCCGGCATCTTCGACGAGGAAGGCCACCTGAAGATCATCGACCGCGCGGCGGATGTCGGCAAGATGACCAGCGGCGAAATGTTCGCGCCGAACTATATCGAGAACAAGCTGAAGTTCTTCCCCTTCATCAAGGAAGCTGTCGCCTTCGGCCACGAGCGCGACCGCGTGTGCGCGTTCATCAATATCGACATGGAAGCGGTCGGCAACTGGGCCGAGCGGCGCGGCATCGCCTACTCCGGCTATACGGACCTGGCCGGCAAGCACGAAACCTACGAGCTGATCGCCGAATGCGTGGAAAAGGTCAATACCGATCTCGCCGGCGAAGCGCTGATGGCCGGCACCCAGATCCACCGCTTCCTGGTGCTGCACAAGGAGCTCGACCCGGACGACGACGAACTGACCCGCACCCGCAAGGTGCGCCGGCGCTTCGTCGCCGACAAGTACAAGGTGTTGATCGATGCGCTGTATTCCGGCCGCA
- a CDS encoding Crp/Fnr family transcriptional regulator: MTRPKTSLSELLRKTIWARQLTAEQMARVEADTVEQCVPKGGYICRKGEQVDAWIGVIDGLVKMNNLSPEGKSVTFTGVPAGGWFGEGTLLKQETRKYDVVALRDSRIARMPAKTFMWLLDTSLPFNKFLLMQLNERLGQFIGMVEFDRLLDVDARVARCLAALFNTHLYPGTDTLLQISQEEIGFLSGASRQRANQALQVLERAGLLKVDYGGIQILDLDGLRRFSN, from the coding sequence ATGACCCGACCAAAAACCTCCCTGAGCGAGCTGCTGCGCAAGACAATCTGGGCCAGGCAGCTCACGGCGGAGCAGATGGCGCGCGTGGAGGCGGACACGGTCGAGCAGTGCGTGCCGAAGGGGGGCTACATCTGCCGCAAGGGCGAGCAGGTCGATGCATGGATCGGCGTGATCGACGGCTTGGTCAAGATGAACAACCTTTCTCCGGAAGGGAAGTCGGTCACCTTCACCGGCGTACCGGCCGGCGGCTGGTTCGGTGAAGGCACCCTCCTGAAGCAGGAGACGCGCAAGTACGACGTGGTGGCGCTGCGCGACTCGCGCATCGCGCGCATGCCGGCCAAGACCTTCATGTGGCTGCTCGATACCAGCCTGCCGTTCAACAAATTCCTCTTGATGCAGCTCAATGAGCGCCTCGGCCAGTTCATCGGCATGGTCGAGTTCGACCGCCTGCTCGATGTCGACGCGCGCGTGGCGCGCTGCCTGGCGGCGCTGTTCAATACCCATCTCTATCCGGGCACCGACACGCTGCTGCAGATTTCCCAGGAAGAGATCGGCTTCTTGTCCGGCGCGTCGCGCCAGCGCGCCAACCAGGCGCTGCAGGTGCTGGAGCGCGCCGGCCTGCTGAAGGTGGATTACGGCGGCATCCAGATCCTCGACCTGGACGGCCTGCGCCGTTTCAGCAATTGA
- a CDS encoding MgtC/SapB family protein: MPSRTSLTAFWSGEVVATNLLVFFSLFGALLLGLIVGYERAYHGRAAGMRTYGLVCMASAALTVMSGYSADWYGGQVMISAGADPTRVIQGIVTGIGFLGAGVIMKEGFNISGLTTAASIWAASVIGVLVGVGFYLSAMLLALLAAACMIGVPKLSSRLPSRQAIAIVLRFKEGASPTEERLREAALKRGYEIAGGSISISAHHGKLEWHFVAVALNKNSGAPISELARELSEVDGVEGFNLSHARN, from the coding sequence CTGCCGTCCCGTACATCCCTGACCGCATTCTGGTCCGGCGAAGTGGTGGCGACCAATCTCTTGGTGTTCTTCAGCCTGTTCGGCGCGCTGCTGCTGGGGCTCATCGTCGGCTACGAGCGCGCCTATCACGGCCGCGCCGCCGGCATGCGCACCTACGGCCTGGTGTGCATGGCGTCGGCCGCGCTGACCGTGATGTCAGGCTACTCGGCCGACTGGTACGGCGGGCAAGTCATGATCAGCGCGGGCGCCGACCCGACCCGCGTCATCCAGGGCATCGTCACCGGCATCGGCTTTCTCGGCGCCGGCGTGATCATGAAGGAAGGCTTCAACATCAGCGGCCTGACCACCGCCGCCTCGATCTGGGCCGCGTCGGTGATCGGCGTGCTTGTCGGCGTCGGCTTCTACCTGTCGGCGATGCTGCTGGCCCTGCTGGCGGCCGCGTGCATGATCGGCGTGCCGAAGCTGTCGAGCCGGCTGCCGTCGCGCCAGGCGATCGCCATCGTGCTGCGCTTCAAGGAGGGCGCCTCGCCGACCGAGGAACGGCTGCGCGAAGCAGCCCTCAAGCGCGGCTATGAAATCGCCGGCGGCTCGATCTCGATTTCGGCGCACCATGGCAAGCTCGAATGGCATTTCGTGGCCGTGGCATTGAACAAGAACAGCGGCGCGCCGATTTCCGAACTGGCGCGCGAGCTCAGTGAAGTGGATGGGGTGGAAGGGTTTAACTTGTCGCACGCGCGCAATTAG
- a CDS encoding type 1 glutamine amidotransferase domain-containing protein, protein MDTTLNGMNIAILVTDGFEQVEFTGPRDALLQQGASTKVISEKHGKIQGFHHDTKGDQFDVDLTFSEADPKDFDGVVLPGGVMNGDHIRIIPEAQRFVQQMDDDGKPIAAICHGGWLLVSARLVEGRTMTSWPTLQDDIRNAGGNWIDQEVVVDGNLVTSRKPDDIPAFNNKVVDLLFQRFAGSVRGTRDEQTGIGLAG, encoded by the coding sequence ATGGATACCACACTCAATGGCATGAATATCGCGATTCTCGTCACCGACGGTTTCGAACAGGTGGAATTCACCGGCCCGCGCGATGCGCTGCTGCAGCAAGGCGCATCGACCAAGGTGATTTCCGAAAAACACGGCAAGATCCAGGGCTTTCATCACGACACCAAGGGCGACCAGTTCGACGTCGACCTGACGTTCAGTGAAGCCGACCCGAAGGATTTCGACGGCGTGGTGCTGCCGGGCGGCGTGATGAATGGCGATCACATCCGCATCATTCCCGAAGCACAACGCTTCGTGCAGCAAATGGATGACGACGGCAAGCCGATCGCCGCCATCTGCCATGGCGGCTGGCTGCTGGTCTCGGCGCGCCTCGTCGAAGGCCGCACCATGACGAGCTGGCCGACGCTGCAGGACGATATCCGCAATGCCGGCGGCAACTGGATCGATCAGGAAGTGGTGGTCGACGGCAACCTGGTCACCAGTCGCAAGCCGGACGATATCCCGGCCTTCAACAACAAGGTCGTCGACCTGCTGTTCCAGCGCTTTGCCGGCAGCGTGCGCGGCACGCGCGACGAGCAGACCGGCATCGGCCTGGCAGGGTGA
- the mobA gene encoding molybdenum cofactor guanylyltransferase MobA → MTPSTSQITGLVLAGGRGSRMGGVDKGLQPLNGKPMVKHVIDRLSPQVGTVMINANQNLAHYQSFGLPLQADHLSGFAGPLAGLQAGLMHCATGYMVTAPCDSPFLPADLVARLGDALAAQDAELAVAATGENGARRLHPVFCLMCVSVLPSLTAYLQDGGRKFETWCRSHRLAEVPFPDEAAFRNINTVEELRRFEYP, encoded by the coding sequence ATGACACCCAGTACCAGCCAGATCACCGGACTCGTCCTCGCCGGCGGGCGTGGCTCGCGTATGGGCGGCGTGGACAAGGGCTTGCAACCCTTGAACGGCAAGCCGATGGTCAAGCACGTCATCGACCGCCTGTCACCCCAGGTAGGGACAGTGATGATCAACGCCAACCAGAATTTGGCACACTATCAGTCGTTCGGCCTGCCGCTGCAGGCGGACCACTTGTCCGGATTCGCCGGCCCGCTCGCCGGGCTGCAGGCCGGGCTGATGCATTGCGCCACCGGATACATGGTGACGGCGCCCTGCGATTCGCCGTTCCTGCCGGCCGACCTGGTGGCGCGCCTGGGGGATGCACTGGCCGCGCAGGATGCCGAACTGGCCGTGGCCGCTACCGGCGAAAACGGCGCGCGCCGGCTGCACCCGGTGTTTTGCCTGATGTGCGTGTCGGTCTTGCCCAGCCTGACAGCCTACCTGCAAGACGGCGGGCGCAAGTTCGAGACCTGGTGCCGCTCGCACCGGCTTGCCGAAGTCCCTTTCCCCGATGAGGCCGCCTTCCGCAACATCAATACCGTGGAAGAGTTGCGCCGCTTTGAATATCCATGA
- the glp gene encoding gephyrin-like molybdotransferase Glp, with protein MNSLSHLASLVSGYDPDALPVAQAQHLIGQFVTPVTAVEKLALRSALDRVLADDLVSPIDVPPHDNSAMDGYALRGADLHATQPVTLTVAATVLAGGGFQGTLGAGECVRIMTGAPMPAGCDTVVPQELTQDASETAVTIPPGAVKPGDNRRRQGEDLQAGKPALRAGKILRPADLGLIASLGIAEVPVYRRLRVAFFSTGDELRSIGEPLDPGCIYDSNRYTLYGMLARLGCEVIDMGVVKDEPAALEAAFRSACENADAVITSGGVSVGDADYTKQMMATLGEVAFWKIAIRPGRPMAFGRIASNGRSAYLFGLPGNPVAVMVAFYFFARDALLRMMGAYAEPLPRLQAVSQAPIRKKPGRTEYQRGMLSAGADGRATVRITGSQGSGILRSMSEANCMVVLHHEQGTVNAGDLVEVVPFDGLL; from the coding sequence ATGAACAGCCTATCCCACCTCGCCAGCCTCGTATCCGGCTACGATCCGGACGCCTTGCCGGTCGCGCAAGCGCAACACCTCATCGGCCAGTTCGTCACGCCCGTGACGGCGGTCGAAAAACTGGCCCTGCGCAGCGCGCTCGACCGCGTGCTGGCCGACGACCTGGTCTCACCGATCGACGTGCCGCCGCACGACAATTCGGCGATGGACGGCTACGCCTTGCGCGGCGCCGACCTGCACGCGACGCAGCCGGTGACACTGACGGTCGCCGCCACCGTGCTGGCCGGCGGCGGCTTTCAGGGCACGCTCGGCGCCGGCGAATGCGTGCGCATCATGACCGGCGCGCCCATGCCTGCCGGCTGCGACACGGTGGTGCCGCAGGAATTGACGCAGGATGCATCGGAGACGGCCGTGACGATTCCGCCCGGCGCGGTCAAGCCCGGCGACAACCGCCGCCGGCAAGGCGAAGATCTGCAAGCCGGCAAGCCCGCGCTGCGGGCGGGAAAAATCCTGCGCCCGGCCGATCTCGGCCTGATCGCCTCGCTCGGCATCGCCGAAGTGCCGGTCTACCGGCGGCTGCGCGTGGCCTTCTTTTCCACCGGCGACGAATTGCGTTCCATCGGCGAGCCGCTCGATCCCGGCTGCATCTACGACAGCAACCGCTACACCCTGTACGGCATGCTGGCGCGGCTCGGCTGCGAGGTGATCGACATGGGCGTGGTCAAGGATGAGCCGGCGGCGCTGGAAGCGGCGTTTCGCAGCGCCTGCGAAAACGCCGATGCCGTCATCACTTCCGGCGGCGTGTCGGTCGGCGATGCCGACTACACCAAGCAGATGATGGCGACACTGGGCGAAGTGGCATTCTGGAAAATCGCCATCCGCCCGGGACGCCCGATGGCCTTCGGGCGCATCGCGTCCAACGGCCGGAGCGCCTACCTGTTCGGCTTGCCCGGCAATCCGGTGGCGGTGATGGTGGCGTTCTATTTCTTTGCGCGCGACGCGCTGCTGCGCATGATGGGCGCGTACGCCGAGCCGCTGCCGCGCCTGCAGGCCGTATCGCAGGCGCCGATCCGCAAGAAGCCGGGCCGCACCGAATACCAGCGCGGCATGTTGTCGGCCGGGGCGGACGGCCGCGCGACGGTACGCATTACCGGCTCGCAAGGCTCGGGCATCCTGCGCTCGATGTCGGAAGCCAACTGCATGGTGGTGCTGCATCACGAGCAGGGCACGGTCAATGCGGGCGATCTGGTCGAGGTGGTGCCGTTCGATGGCCTGCTCTGA
- the lon gene encoding endopeptidase La, translating to MAMEEIKATPSKFPALPADAMIIIPLRYTVLFPGMIVPINVGRESSIAAAQEAVRAERPVGLLLQHDSEIEAPTPEQIHPVGTCANILRYLTSQDSGHYIVCQGERRIRALEFLEGYPFHVARVEFLEDENEQGHDIQARLLQLRQCAAEIIDLLPQAPAELVTATQNISSAAALADFVTGLMDLPLQQKQEVLETRNLQQRLDKVLQFLSDRIEVLKLSHEINEQTKERMDDRQREFLLREQLKTIQKELGEASDATADVETLKAALLKAGMPPEVEAHARKELQRLERMQEAAAEYSMLCTYLEWMSELPWSAMSEEHIDIGQARRILDEDHFGLDKVKRRILEHLAVRKLNPAGNSPILCFAGPPGVGKTSLGQSVARATGRKFARVSLGGVHDEAEIRGHRRTYVGALPGNIIQALRKAGTRNCVMMLDELDKLGAGVHGDPAAALLEVLDPEQNAHFRDNYLGQPFDLSKVMFIGTANMLDTIPAPLLDRMEVIRLPGYTAQEKAQIARRYLVPRLREADGMTEQQCRIDDAAIDTIIRDYTREAGVRNLEREIGNAFRHVAMRIAEGSVQQMHLGADDLAEILGPKTFESELALHASLPGVATGLAWTPAGGDILFIEATMTPGKGKLILTGKLGDIMKESAQAAHTLVKAHCAELGVDAAVFDSSDIHVHVPAGAMPKDGPSAGVAIYVALCSLLTRRPVGNDCAMTGEISLRGLVLPVGGIKEKVLAALQAGIKRVLLPARNRKELDDIPQEARRALQFVWLETVDDALREAVGLPIHH from the coding sequence ATGGCAATGGAAGAAATCAAGGCCACTCCCAGCAAGTTTCCGGCGTTGCCGGCGGATGCGATGATCATCATTCCCTTACGCTACACGGTGCTGTTTCCAGGCATGATCGTGCCCATCAATGTCGGCCGCGAAAGCTCGATCGCGGCAGCGCAGGAGGCGGTGCGCGCCGAACGGCCGGTCGGGCTGCTGCTGCAGCACGATTCCGAGATCGAGGCGCCCACGCCCGAACAGATCCACCCGGTCGGCACCTGCGCCAACATCCTGCGCTACCTGACGTCGCAGGATAGCGGCCACTATATCGTGTGCCAGGGCGAGCGGCGCATCCGCGCGCTGGAATTCCTGGAGGGCTATCCGTTTCACGTGGCGCGCGTCGAGTTCCTGGAAGACGAGAACGAGCAGGGCCACGATATCCAGGCCCGCCTGCTGCAGCTCAGGCAGTGCGCCGCCGAGATCATCGACCTCTTGCCGCAGGCCCCGGCCGAACTGGTGACGGCAACCCAGAACATCAGCTCGGCGGCGGCGCTGGCCGACTTCGTCACCGGCCTGATGGATTTGCCGCTGCAGCAAAAGCAGGAGGTGCTGGAAACCCGCAACCTGCAGCAGCGGCTCGACAAGGTGCTGCAATTTTTGTCCGACCGCATCGAGGTATTGAAGCTGTCGCATGAAATCAACGAGCAGACCAAGGAGCGCATGGATGACCGCCAGCGCGAATTCCTGCTGCGCGAACAGTTGAAGACGATCCAGAAGGAGCTCGGCGAAGCCTCCGACGCCACGGCCGACGTCGAAACGCTCAAGGCCGCGCTACTCAAGGCAGGCATGCCGCCCGAGGTCGAGGCGCACGCGCGCAAGGAACTGCAGCGGCTGGAACGCATGCAGGAAGCGGCCGCCGAATATTCGATGCTGTGCACCTATCTCGAATGGATGAGCGAGCTGCCGTGGTCGGCCATGAGCGAGGAACACATCGACATCGGGCAGGCGCGGCGCATCCTCGACGAAGACCATTTCGGCCTGGACAAGGTCAAGCGCCGCATCCTCGAACACTTGGCGGTGCGCAAGCTCAATCCGGCCGGCAATAGCCCGATCCTGTGCTTCGCCGGCCCGCCCGGCGTGGGCAAGACTTCGCTCGGCCAGAGCGTGGCGCGCGCCACCGGCCGCAAGTTCGCGCGCGTTTCTCTGGGCGGCGTGCATGACGAAGCGGAAATCCGCGGTCACCGCCGCACCTATGTCGGTGCCTTGCCCGGCAATATCATCCAGGCACTGCGCAAGGCCGGCACCCGCAATTGCGTCATGATGCTCGACGAACTGGACAAGCTCGGCGCCGGCGTGCACGGCGACCCGGCGGCGGCGCTGTTGGAGGTGCTCGATCCCGAGCAGAATGCGCATTTCCGCGACAACTATCTCGGCCAGCCATTCGACTTGTCCAAGGTCATGTTCATCGGCACGGCCAACATGCTCGACACTATCCCCGCGCCTTTGCTCGATCGCATGGAAGTCATTCGCCTGCCCGGCTACACTGCGCAGGAAAAGGCGCAGATCGCGCGCCGCTACCTGGTGCCGCGGCTACGCGAAGCGGATGGGATGACCGAGCAGCAATGCCGCATCGACGATGCGGCCATCGACACCATCATCCGCGATTACACGCGCGAAGCCGGCGTGCGCAACCTCGAACGCGAGATCGGCAACGCCTTCCGGCATGTCGCCATGCGCATCGCCGAGGGGTCCGTGCAGCAGATGCATCTCGGCGCGGACGATCTGGCGGAAATTCTCGGACCGAAGACGTTCGAGAGCGAGCTGGCGCTGCATGCCAGCCTGCCTGGCGTAGCCACCGGCCTGGCGTGGACGCCGGCCGGCGGCGACATCCTGTTCATCGAGGCGACCATGACGCCGGGCAAGGGCAAGCTGATCCTGACCGGCAAGCTGGGCGACATCATGAAGGAAAGCGCGCAGGCCGCGCACACGCTGGTCAAGGCGCATTGTGCAGAACTCGGCGTGGATGCCGCTGTCTTCGACAGCAGCGACATCCATGTGCACGTGCCGGCCGGCGCCATGCCCAAGGACGGCCCCAGCGCCGGCGTGGCGATCTATGTCGCGCTGTGCTCGCTGCTGACGCGCCGTCCGGTGGGCAACGATTGCGCGATGACCGGCGAGATCAGCCTGCGCGGGCTGGTGCTGCCGGTCGGCGGCATCAAGGAAAAGGTGCTGGCGGCGCTGCAGGCCGGCATCAAGCGCGTGCTGCTGCCGGCGCGTAACAGGAAGGAACTGGACGACATTCCGCAAGAGGCACGCCGCGCGCTGCAATTCGTCTGGCTGGAAACGGTCGACGACGCGTTGCGCGAGGCGGTCGGCTTACCCATCCACCACTGA
- a CDS encoding phospholipid-binding protein MlaC — protein MQLFRLFLALAGWSLAALSFAAAEPAQEAPDEMVKRVTAEVMSIVRHDREIKSGNQERIQEVVESKILPYLDMRRATALAVGRHWRAATPQQQQQLIDAFRSLLMHTYAGALSQVGDQKLDYEPLRAAPDATDVVVRFRVQPKRGAEPVQVGYHLYKSPDGWKVYDVNVLGVWMIQTYKDSFTAEIGRGGIDGLIRTLEEKNRTLAAR, from the coding sequence ATGCAACTATTCCGCCTGTTCCTCGCGCTCGCCGGCTGGTCGCTGGCCGCCCTGTCCTTCGCCGCCGCCGAGCCGGCGCAGGAAGCACCGGACGAGATGGTCAAGCGCGTCACCGCCGAAGTGATGTCCATCGTGCGGCACGACAGAGAAATCAAGTCCGGCAACCAGGAGCGCATCCAGGAAGTCGTCGAATCCAAGATCCTGCCGTACCTGGACATGCGACGCGCCACCGCGCTGGCGGTCGGCCGGCACTGGCGCGCCGCCACGCCGCAACAGCAGCAGCAGCTGATCGACGCGTTCCGCTCGCTGCTGATGCACACCTATGCCGGCGCGCTGTCGCAGGTCGGCGACCAGAAGCTGGACTACGAGCCGCTGCGCGCCGCGCCCGACGCCACCGACGTGGTGGTGCGCTTCCGGGTGCAGCCCAAGCGCGGCGCCGAACCGGTGCAGGTCGGCTATCACCTCTACAAGTCGCCCGACGGCTGGAAGGTATACGACGTCAACGTGCTCGGCGTCTGGATGATCCAGACCTACAAGGACAGCTTCACCGCCGAAATCGGCCGTGGCGGCATCGACGGCCTGATCCGCACGCTGGAGGAAAAGAACAGGACGCTGGCGGCGCGCTAG